The genomic DNA GCATTCCAGGAAGTTTTAAAAGGGATTATGCCTAACAGTGTACATTCAACCTGCTTGTGTCATGTCATCAGCACTATAAATACTTCAGTGAGGCTGCATCACTAGTGATGTGAGTAAAGTTTCCCTTCTTCAAGAAACCTGCCAGGAAAAGGAGATGGGCAACCATATTGTCACTGAAAGAGATTGTGCTGACCAAGGCAATAAAAAACTATGAAACAAAATGAATGCTTAAGTTGCAGTGGTGTCTTGTCTCAGTGCATAGCTTAAgcattaataatttttgtttgttatctTAAGCAAATGTAAAACATCGTGGTTCAAACCACAGAGGTAGGCTCCTGTAACTAAGATTAGAAAAATGTCCTCTGAAatcactattactactactattctCAGTGTAATTATaactaatgtaattttttttattaaccccATTTCCTAATTTATTTCCATTATCATGATAGGAGAAATTTACCTAAAAGTATACAAAAGACTTTTTCACATTCCTGCTTGGAGAGGAAGTCCACATTCACAGGTAAGCAAAGTGCCAGCCctgtaatataaaattatatcttTGTACACATTACTAAAATATACCAGGTTAGAGAATTAATAACTGACCAGTGTGTCTTTTAACCTGTAATTTTTAACAGTGTGTCTTTAAACCTGTGAAATACTATTGGTATTTAATcatattgcatttcttttttgatttcatAGCTATGTGTAACATTGTTGTTACATTTAATTGAAAGCAATTTGTGTTGACTGATTATTTGGTAAGTTCATAATTTAACTATTTAAAATGCAGGGATCATGCAGTCATTTTTATATGcttgattatattttttatgcaCTATCCTTAATTCAcctatttcagtaattatttttgtgttatttaaagtatatttatctgaaatgtttatttgtaattccaaatgtaatcagtAGGAGGTGTCATTTTAGAACCtcacatttgtatatttttatgcagtttgttttcagatttgttaTACCAATTTAAagattatatattaataaatttttAAGTATTCATAACTGATTTCTAAAAGTTATATCATATTTTTTGTTATGCTTAAATAAACGTGTCTTGCTTGACTGGCTAAAGATACTGAATTCAAGTATTTTTTGGATAGTTGAGACAGTGCCTGTTCTTctgacttttctttcttctctaaGTATAATACAGTATGATATAGTCCCACTACTGCTGAGTTAACATTAAGTTGGTAAAACATATTGAAAAGTGTGTAAAGTTGTAAAAGATGTGCTTATGAGCTTTATTTAAAGCAGGTATTCATGCTAGTTTTCTTCTTGCCCACCATCTTAAAAACATCAGTGGTCAAACTAGAGACTAACTATACCAAATTTTGTTTCGGAATTTGGTTAAAACTGAAATCTTGGGGAAAGTTTCTGCAGTGCAAGTACTTATGTCAGAGGCCAAAAACATAACTGATTTACCCATCTAAGCTAAACATGAAAAACTTTCACAGCAGCCTCTGGCATCAAGTCAAGAGAAGACATACAACCACTCACTAAACCAGGCTTATATGTGGAAAAGTGTTTCATTATTATCCTGTGAGAATGGGATGGTGTGGCTAaaaggtttagatagatagatagatagatagattattaatcccaaggggaaattcgcatacaccagcagcagcatactgataaagaaaatattaaattaaagagtgataacaatgcaggtatacagacagacaataactttgaataatgttaacgtttactcccctgggtggaattgaagagtcgcaattTTTGGTTTATGGATGCAGGATTCAATTTTTTGAAGTGTGACTGACCTGCCACCCCAGTAATCAAATTAGGTTTAGTCATAATGTAGATttgtatttgaaaagaaaaagattagaTAGTGAATGGATTTAGAATTGGAAAATTCACTTCTTGTGAAAATTACTGCTGCATCACCCAGTCATCAAAATTCTGATACATATATACAAGgacatattatttttctttttttttccttagcccATCATGGCCAACTACCATATACGAAAATATGAAGATAAAGATTATGATGCAGTGCGAGATATATTTGCAATTGGAATGAGTGAACATATTCCTGCCTGCTTTACGCATTGTTTGAAACAGCCTGTCATGCAGCTATCACTAATGTGTGTATTTTGTGCACTTCTTCTGAGCTCTAAGTCCTTTCTTCTTCCTGTCATGGCTGTTACCTTTCTACTGGCTGCAGCACGTCAAGTGGTGAATATCAACTTCAGAGCGTATATTGAAAGAAGTCTAAATGAAGATTTACTTGACATTAACAAATCCTATATGCAAAGTAAAGATTCAAGTTTCTGGATAGCGGAATGTGATGGGAATGTGGTTGCCACTGTGTCAACGTTTCCCTCTAAAGAGGAGCCAGGTACTTTGGAGTTAAAGCGCATGTCTGTGATAAAGAATTATAGAGGTCGTGGAATTGCAAAAACCCTCTGTAGGACGGTGTTACAGTTTGCTCGTGAAAATGGATACCCTACTGTCATACTGAAGACATCTGTTGTCCAGTATGAGGCACAGAAACTTTATGAgtgttttggttttaaaaaaagtagAGAATTTCTTGTTCCTGAGCGTATTGCAAAATTGTGTAATTTTACTGTAATTGTTTACAGGTATGACATTCTTGCACATGATTAAGATTTTAAATTTCCATATTTTATCATAATTTGATGATTGTTTGTTAAACACTTCCTGAATTACCCATAGCTACTTTGGAATTGTCAGAATTGTTGTCTTTGTATAAGgtgatttacatttttaattcctgCTTCAAGCATGATAACAAAGCTAATGTTATGTGACATAGTATAGAACAGCCTAAATTCAAAATGTGTTCCCATAATGATTTTTTATTGTGCATTgaaatttttaaatcttttccgCAGAAAAGCAATGCTTAAATTTTAATGATGTATTGGAAAACCCTAGTTCCAGTGTTTCCGGCTCTGTCTATGCATCTGACAACCAAATACTGCTTGTGATGTGCACAGATTGTGTTTTGACCTTTTTGTTGTGAGCAATAAAATTATGCATATCAGTCTCAATGTGTAAAGGCAAGACCCATTGTGTAGAATCCAGGACATTCCTGGGTCACCTGTCCTCAGAATTTACTAGGATTTACACATTTATACTTATTTACtactttttttaaagatatttttaagtCGTTAAAGGTTTCCACTTTAGTTGtgtgaatttacattttttttttatagattccCACAAACCTTTTTGTGAAGAAGTGTTGTGTTAATGTGCTTCCTGACTATCGGCTTACATGCAATTCCCCTTACTATCCACCAGCATCCTTGAGTACCTGATTTACTGTTCGAAAAAAAATAGATAATCTTTCTTGATGCCTTAGACCATTTTGAAGAACAGCCTGATCTGCTTTCCATTTGACCATCAGAGTAGGACTTCACCGTCTGTCCtggaatacatactgtatctatttcTTCTTAGTTAGTACAGCTTCTAATACTTTACCATGGTTACTAGAACTGCATGCAGTCTTTCAGATTTGGCCTCACCTTCATGTTACAGAGGCTTACCATAACAGCCCTTGGTTTCCAGGGTCAGTAATATTCAGGAAGTAGTCCCAGTTAAAGTTACAGAAAAGGTTTCTGATGTCAGataaatgataataattgaaAACTAACATTTTGCTCTTTGGCTTGACTTGAATAGATTATGAGCTACTCTCAATTTTTAGACATCTAAACTTTCCAGACAGATCAGGCTTAATTCTGAGGTTGTATTTGAAAACTTTAGTGGTACTGTAAACTTACTTGTATCTATATGGTTTTATTTCATCATAAGCAAAACCAAGAATTTGATGGGAGTTATGCAAATTGTTGATTTGGGAAATGAGAAGGTCTGGTTTCCTAGAATACTTGACACTTAATTTGTGCATCAATACTGTCCACCCAGCAATGTACCAGTAAATTTCTAAGATATGTTTTGGTTCTGTGACATGCTTTATGTTAACTTCCAATTTACAATATTCTCATAAATAAGTCCGGTGAAAGCAGTGAGGACTTGATTCAGTTGATATAgttctcaaaaaaaaacaaaaaaaaaaaccctacggTGTTTGCTATCTGTACGCTCAAACAATATGCAGAGAATgtgtttcctttgtttttatagttttgtgTGATTACTTCCATTAAAACTGGTACAGAGTTTATTAGTTTGGTAAAGGTGAATATATCGTTTATATTTTAATCAACATCAGGGGTGTTCAAGTCCTAGCCTAATATGCACCATTGCAAAAATGCTAAAATTAATTGTAACAAGAATATGATTGCAAATTGAAATATACACAAAacgtctgcagtttttttgttttattccctTTTCCTTTCttccctttctttccttttccaaCGCCTATGCTGTTAATACATGCAAACAAAAGCTAATAAATGGCAAAGGTAAAGTAATAAGTAAATTCTAGTTGAAAATTTTCAGTTATCAAGGTATGGTGGAACACAGAAAAGATATAGTATTGATATATAAAGATAAGATTTTGAATACATGACAGCTCACACAATGGCACATCTGCTCATTATTTGGGATGATTTGaacaaaatgaagtaaatgatgaGTAACATGATCAGCCTCAGCAGTAGCTGTATCAAAtggagaacatttttaaaatacagtaatagatttaatttaaattctgaGAGTAATGGTAGACAGATGAATCTAGGCTCAGGTTCCTTAAAGTGAGGGAGAAACTACACTCTTTAAGGCATTAATTGGTCAAAACAAAGATAGTTATTTAATTATCATACTTGCATGTTAGTAGCTTGTTGTTCTAGTATGATTTTAGCTGACACGTTTTCTAATTCTAAATACTGTCATGTTACTTTAAGAGCAGAagtttgttggaatgaaaaggtGAACACCCAACATAAAATATTGGCATGaaattcaatgtttatttttaagaactCCGATGACATGTGCAAAGAATCGTTCTTTTTTCCGTACATTTTCTGAACTAGCTTAATCCAGATCAGATAGATAGAGAGCTTGGAACTTGCCTTGGTTACATTTGGAAGCCAACCATAGACCGGGCTTCAGTCAGTTGCAGGGGACAATCACATATTCATGGTCACTCACATTTTAAAGCTTCCAGACAACAAAAACTGAAGAACCTGGAACACACATGGGCATGTTGAGgatatgcaaattccacatagacAGTGCAGTTATGTTTTATCAGGTAAGGTACTATTGTCACCGTATTTTtcccttttatactctttatGGTGTTCATAGACTTTAGTTTAGCATTGATCACACTCATTCCTCAGCACCTGACTGGAAAGCTAAGCCTGCTGGGCCAGAACACCTTCTTCTGTAATTGGATCCTAGACTTAGTCCACTGCAATTCATTTTACTGACTCACGACTGTGCAGCAACGCACAGTTCGAACCACATCATCAGGTTTGCTGGCAACACAGCTGTGGTGGGCCTCATCAGCAAGAATGATGAATCAGCATACCGAGATGAGGTGCAGAGGTTAACAGACTCGTGCAAAGCCAACAAACTGTCTCTGATCATAGACAAAACAAAGCAGATGGTTGTTCACTTTGGAAGATATACAAGCGACCACTCTCCTCTATATATCGACAGCTCAAGCGTGAAGAACATCAAATTTCTTGGTGTTCATCTGGcggagaacctcacctggtccgtCAACACCAACTCCATAGCCAAGGAAAGCCCAGCAGCATCACCCATGTTCACCACTTTCTACAATGGAACTATTGAGAACATCTTGTGCatctgcatcactgtctggtttgggaattgcaCTGTCATGGATAACAAAACCCTGCAGAGTATAGTaaggacagctgagaagatcatcagaatctctcttccctccatcatcgACATTTAAACTACACACTGCatctgcaaagccaccagcattgtggaggCTGTGACACACCCCTCACATAAACTATTCACTCTCCTCCCGTCTGGAAAAAGGTACCAAAGCATTTGGGTCATCACTAGCAGAATTTGTAATAGTTTCTTCCCTCAATCCATAAGACTCCTAAACACTCTGGCACTAAACTGATAACACatacaccaaggttattatagttaacgaaaactaaattcaaaactgaaactattattaaaaaaacattttcgtaaactgataaaataattaacaaaactgaaatgaaaaactaaaactaaatgaaactattaaagtagctggaaagactaactgaaataaaataataatttactaaaatatttttagttttcgtttttgaatgaatagtcttgccgttagtctttaaccctggTAAGTTTTctgtaaaacagaaagtcatccaccacgagccacccgcatatattcatcctgtgaatggcggctggtgacggaggatggctgttcacacagcatttgcgacagagcaagctgagtaaGGGTGCGTAAAGCctgtgaaatagaaagcaatttactTGCCgactttctttgcgcttgttgtatatcaagatgtaattcaaacggctggaatcagaatgtgctggtcaacaaaacatttaccatatggacagaaaaatcattgagtaatgtttcagtttatttctcaggtgtctgctttttgttgacagcaattcacctgccacttcgcacaggagaaatcgtttagtaatcatgaaaaaatttgacctcaatattttgatgaatcttgaccttatagactaaccagtgtccaacaatactgttttttggaattgtgtgtgtacgcgtgggtgtgtgtgtataaacacgataactcaaaaacacaactagatagatgaatgaaatttggcatgtggttgttacaccacaattctagatatgtattaacttttgggccaaatccatcatcaggaagtggtactttacctgaacacatactcgatttttttaaatttatttatacagctgcagagtccgatttattcaactttacttttataataattgttcaatatattattaatttgatttgttgttgatggttccttaatgtacataatataaaaatataatcattgtcttgcggtttactcctcaaatatccatccccatatctgagtatactgaggggagagcactcccggtttttgaaaataaaatggcactgatcgagagactgaccaggtcatcatacaagatcagcatattgttgctgaccaatcacttttgctttaaaaacattgtttaacaacgaagcgatacaaacaaaggtagagaatCTGACAAGTGATAAAAAACTAagcatactaatgggtttttgtatttattccatatttattaatttatcttttttagttcatattcacaacgcaaaatacctgatattgtgacagTAATCCATtaacagaattatattttaaaatatttgtctgcttttttcaatgtttttctctttctcaaaatagatagttgaaatatcatattctttttgttcttaacatcagccttaccatacatattgcataccagggatttttcctgccttgcatccaaacctgctgcagtaggctccagattt from Erpetoichthys calabaricus chromosome 5, fErpCal1.3, whole genome shotgun sequence includes the following:
- the LOC114651658 gene encoding probable N-acetyltransferase camello isoform X2, translated to MANYHIRKYEDKDYDAVRDIFAIGMSEHIPACFTHCLKQPVMQLSLMCVFCALLLSSKSFLLPVMAVTFLLAAARQVVNINFRAYIERSLNEDLLDINKSYMQSKDSSFWIAECDGNVVATVSTFPSKEEPGTLELKRMSVIKNYRGRGIAKTLCRTVLQFARENGYPTVILKTSVVQYEAQKLYECFGFKKSREFLVPERIAKLCNFTVIVYRYDILAHD
- the LOC114651658 gene encoding probable N-acetyltransferase camello isoform X1, whose translation is MIGEIYLKVYKRLFHIPAWRGSPHSQPIMANYHIRKYEDKDYDAVRDIFAIGMSEHIPACFTHCLKQPVMQLSLMCVFCALLLSSKSFLLPVMAVTFLLAAARQVVNINFRAYIERSLNEDLLDINKSYMQSKDSSFWIAECDGNVVATVSTFPSKEEPGTLELKRMSVIKNYRGRGIAKTLCRTVLQFARENGYPTVILKTSVVQYEAQKLYECFGFKKSREFLVPERIAKLCNFTVIVYRYDILAHD